The stretch of DNA GGTTGTACGTCCGCCCTCGGCGTTTTCCAGCACTTTAGGTGCATTATTTTCTACAACAGAGACGCACGAGTTCGTGGTTCCTAAGTCAATTCCGATAATCTTTCCCATAACAGCTCCAAAATTAAGTAATGTGTCGTTTCGTAAAACAATGAATACATCGATAAAGACTAAATTGGGTCAAAAAGAAGTATTTCAAGAGGCCAAAAGAGCAAAAAAGGCAGAAATCTGCCTTTTTGCCGACTTTTTTGCCTTACTTGGGTGCGCTGACCGTCACTAAGGCGGGGCGCAAAATCCGATCTGCAATGGAATACCCCCTTTGGAGAACTGAAATCACGGTATTAGCCTCTTGATCCGAAGCAATAGATGCAATCGCTTGGTGGTGGTGCGGATCAAACTTCTCGCCCACAGCAGGGTTTAATTCAGTCATACGGCCCTTTTCGAAGGCAGATAACAACTGTTTGAGGGTAATTTCTAAGCCCTCCTTAAAGGCCTTGGCATCGACTGCCTCAGCGGTAAGGGCGGCATACAGGCTATCGGCTACAGGCACAAGATGCTCAGCGAAACCCTCAATGGCGAATTTATGCGCTTTTGTCACGTCTTCCGCAGCACGGCGACGAATGTTTTCACCTTCAGCCTTGGCACGCAAATAAGTATCTTGCATCTCCGTCAATTGTTGATTGAGCTCTGCAATTTCCTGCTCTGGCGTTTTCACCTCGATATTCTCGGGGCTGATCTCGGCCTGAGTTTGATCGACGACATTTTCCTGATCAGGTGATGGATTTGGGATTTCTTGGGTCATGGGTACGAATTCACTTTTAAATAAGAATGGTTGCTTGTGGTTAGTATGGGGCTAAGTCACTACATTTCAAGTGCCTTAAATTCAAGCAATGCTCGCTTTAGCTAACTCCGCTAGACGATCGCGCTCCGCTAAAGCTGCTTCAGATTCCACACCCAAAGACCAGCCGGCTAAATGCTGATGGGCAATCTCATACATAGCATCGATCCATTTGGGATTGCTGTTCAAGCAGGGGATATAGCGGTAATCCTTTCCGCCATGCTCTAAGAAAATCTCACGCGCTTCCATCGCGATCTCCTCCAAAGTTTCAAGACAGTCCACCGGAAATCCAGGACAGAAAATATCAATTCTTTGGCAGCCCTCTTTACCCAGCTGTTCAATTGCTGGAGCGGTATATGGCTTTAGCCATTCAGCCCTTCCAAAACGAGACTGAAAAGTGACTAAATATTGGCCTGGTACCAGCCCTAAAGATTCGCCCAGTAAGCGGCCTGTTTTTAAGCACTCGCAGTGGTAAGGGTCACCCTTCATTAGATTTCTTTTGGGCAGCCCATGAAATGACATGACCAAGCGATCGCCTTTATCAAAGTCTGGGCGACCATCTTTATCCCAAGCCCCCAGCACTTGATCACGTAAAGCCGAAATATAGGCTGGGTTGTCATGGTAGTGCTTGATGAGACGTAATTCTGGTTGATCGCGCCAAGTGCTAAGCACTCGAAATACCTCATCAAAACTAGAAGCCGAAGTTGTTGCGGAATATTGTGGATAGAGTGGGAGCAATAAAAGTCGCTCCATACCCTGTGCCTTTAAGGCCTCAAGGACATGCTGCGTAGAGGGCTGACCATAGCGCATCGCCAAATCCACTAAAACTGTTTGCCCATGCTCGGCAAATTTTTCGCCCAGCTCTTTTGCCTGTAGGCGTGAATAGTGCATCAAGGGCGAGCCTAATTTAGGCAGCCAAATAGAGGCATATTTTTTGGCCGAAGCGCCACTGCGAATGGGCAAAATGATGCCATTCAAGATGCACCACCAAATCACACGCGGAATTTCTACTACGCGGGGATCGGATAAGAATTCTTTTAAATAAACTCTAACTGCTTTTGCAGTAGGCGCATCAGGAGTCCCTAGGTTCAACAACAATACGGCTGTTTTGGTAGAGCGTAAATGGGGGTTTGAATTCACAAAAGGCCTATCTTGATTGAATTAGGAGCTTAACGCACCGGATAATAATTTAGAAGTGATGTCGACAATCGGAATAACGCGATCATAGGCCATACGAGTGGGACCAATCACACCTAAGGTGCCCACGATTTGACCATCAACACTATAAGGTGCGCTGATAACAGCCAAATCCTCATAAGGCAATAAATCACTTTCACCGCCAATAAAAATTTGGATGCCATCTGCATGGCTAGAGATATCTAATAACTGCATCAGTACGGACTTCTGCTCCAGCATGTCGAACATTTTGCGTAACTTATCTAAGTTGGCACTAAGATCGCCTACATTTAACAAGCGGCGCTCTCCTGAGAGCAGCATATCGCCCTGGCCCATCCCATAGTCACTCACTCCACTATGCAATGCTAATGCCATTAATCCTGAAATATCCGTGCGTAGGTTATCGAGATCTGAAACGAGATGTGCGCGAACCTGCGCAAAGCTCTTGCCAGCAAACTGTGCATTGATGTAATTTCCAGCTTCGACTAGTTGGCTTGGCGTGTAATCTTGCGTTGTTGGCAAAATCCGATTCTGAACGTCACCCTCGGGGGTCACCATAATCAGCAAAATTTTGCCCTCGCCTAGGCGCATAAATTCAATATGCTTAAAAACCTGAGCCCGCTTAGGCGTCATCACAACCCCGGCGAAATGGGTCAAATTAGACAAAATCTGCGCCGCTGAGTTCAGCATTCTTTGGGGAGAATCCGGCAAAAGCCCTTTTTCTACCTCGCGAGCGGCGATTTCCTCTAGGGGCCGCACGGTCACCATGGTGTCAACAAATAAACGATAGCCACGTGGGGTCGGAATACGTCCAGCAGAGGTATGGGGGCTCGTTACTAGTCCCATACCCTCTAAATCAGCCATCACGTTGCGAATGGTGGCCGCAGATAGGTCTAATCCAGAGAATCGAGAAAGGGTTCGCGAGCCAATAGGTTGACCCTCCTCGATGTATCGCTCGATGAGTGTTTTAAGTAAGGCGCGGGAACGATCGTCCATAGTGGAAGGGATTTTATGCGTATGGTTTAATCTCCATATGTTAAGCCTATCCCCAAATTCCATCAAAAAGGCATTTAGCCGGGTTGCGCTTGTAGGCAAATATCAGGCTGATGGCATGCAAGAACACCTTGCTGACCTGGCAAAGCTTCTGGGGCAACAGGGTTGCGAGATCTTTATAGAAGCCTCAACAGCGGCTCATCTCAGCCTA from Polynucleobacter sp. TUM22923 encodes:
- the grpE gene encoding nucleotide exchange factor GrpE; translated protein: MTQEIPNPSPDQENVVDQTQAEISPENIEVKTPEQEIAELNQQLTEMQDTYLRAKAEGENIRRRAAEDVTKAHKFAIEGFAEHLVPVADSLYAALTAEAVDAKAFKEGLEITLKQLLSAFEKGRMTELNPAVGEKFDPHHHQAIASIASDQEANTVISVLQRGYSIADRILRPALVTVSAPK
- the hrcA gene encoding heat-inducible transcriptional repressor HrcA, with the translated sequence MDDRSRALLKTLIERYIEEGQPIGSRTLSRFSGLDLSAATIRNVMADLEGMGLVTSPHTSAGRIPTPRGYRLFVDTMVTVRPLEEIAAREVEKGLLPDSPQRMLNSAAQILSNLTHFAGVVMTPKRAQVFKHIEFMRLGEGKILLIMVTPEGDVQNRILPTTQDYTPSQLVEAGNYINAQFAGKSFAQVRAHLVSDLDNLRTDISGLMALALHSGVSDYGMGQGDMLLSGERRLLNVGDLSANLDKLRKMFDMLEQKSVLMQLLDISSHADGIQIFIGGESDLLPYEDLAVISAPYSVDGQIVGTLGVIGPTRMAYDRVIPIVDITSKLLSGALSS
- the hemH gene encoding ferrochelatase, producing the protein MNSNPHLRSTKTAVLLLNLGTPDAPTAKAVRVYLKEFLSDPRVVEIPRVIWWCILNGIILPIRSGASAKKYASIWLPKLGSPLMHYSRLQAKELGEKFAEHGQTVLVDLAMRYGQPSTQHVLEALKAQGMERLLLLPLYPQYSATTSASSFDEVFRVLSTWRDQPELRLIKHYHDNPAYISALRDQVLGAWDKDGRPDFDKGDRLVMSFHGLPKRNLMKGDPYHCECLKTGRLLGESLGLVPGQYLVTFQSRFGRAEWLKPYTAPAIEQLGKEGCQRIDIFCPGFPVDCLETLEEIAMEAREIFLEHGGKDYRYIPCLNSNPKWIDAMYEIAHQHLAGWSLGVESEAALAERDRLAELAKASIA